A DNA window from Streptomyces bacillaris contains the following coding sequences:
- a CDS encoding aldose epimerase family protein gives MSLSPPPFTGGPPVCRPDPAAGQLWTFGFVGGLTAEVHTHGARIHGLWVPDRHGRPDDVVLAPRVPGESTDAARYFGATVGRYANRIAHGRFTLDGTPYQLTTQENGHCLHGGTDGFDTRIWEAESVHTPERTGVLLHLRSPDGDQGFPGNLDVTVSFLIGRNDDLTLTYAAVTDAATPVNLTNHAYFNLEGEGAGDILDHELAVDASHYTPVDGDLLPHGEHLPVSGTAFDLRRALKLSEALSRTEHGPMAAGGGYDHNFVLTPVRGGTLRRAAVLHAPATGRCMEVFTTEPGLQVYTGGQFDGTVVGKSGAPYRAGAGIALETQHFPDSPNRPGDPSTVLRTGDEYRSTTVLRFGVRG, from the coding sequence ATGAGCCTGTCCCCGCCCCCTTTCACCGGAGGCCCTCCGGTCTGTCGACCCGACCCGGCAGCCGGGCAACTCTGGACCTTCGGCTTCGTCGGAGGGCTCACGGCGGAAGTGCACACCCACGGCGCCCGCATCCACGGACTGTGGGTGCCGGACCGGCACGGCCGTCCGGACGATGTCGTCCTCGCGCCCCGCGTACCGGGCGAGTCGACCGACGCCGCCCGGTACTTCGGAGCCACCGTGGGCCGCTACGCCAACCGCATCGCCCACGGACGGTTCACCCTGGACGGCACGCCGTACCAGCTGACCACGCAGGAGAACGGCCACTGCCTGCACGGTGGAACCGACGGGTTCGACACCCGGATCTGGGAGGCCGAAAGTGTGCACACTCCGGAGCGGACCGGGGTGCTCCTGCATCTCCGCAGCCCTGACGGCGATCAGGGCTTTCCAGGCAACCTGGACGTCACGGTCAGCTTCCTCATAGGCCGGAACGACGATCTCACACTCACCTACGCAGCGGTCACCGACGCCGCCACGCCGGTCAACCTCACCAACCACGCCTACTTCAACCTCGAAGGCGAGGGCGCCGGTGACATCCTCGATCACGAGCTGGCCGTCGACGCCTCCCACTACACACCGGTCGACGGAGATCTCCTTCCGCACGGGGAGCATCTCCCCGTCTCCGGCACCGCATTCGACCTCCGCCGGGCACTCAAGCTCTCCGAGGCGCTGTCCCGCACCGAGCACGGGCCCATGGCAGCGGGCGGGGGGTACGACCACAACTTCGTACTGACCCCGGTCCGCGGCGGCACGCTGCGCCGGGCAGCCGTCCTCCACGCGCCGGCCACGGGCCGGTGCATGGAGGTGTTCACCACCGAGCCCGGCCTGCAGGTGTACACGGGCGGGCAGTTCGACGGAACCGTGGTCGGCAAGAGCGGAGCGCCCTACCGGGCGGGTGCCGGTATCGCGTTGGAGACCCAGCACTTCCCCGACTCCCCGAACCGCCCCGGCGACCCGTCCACGGTGCTCCGG
- a CDS encoding alpha-L-arabinofuranosidase C-terminal domain-containing protein: MSRRSARPRLGLGLTAAAVLLTTAVVPAPAHGEAPATDYTITVDPSARGAAIDDTMYGLFLEDINRAADGGLYAELVQNRSFEYSTVDNRAYTPLTSWDVDGSATVVNDAGRLHANNRNYARVTAGTTLTNSSYNSGLSLRGGAKYDFSVWARAEAGTTLTLTLGDAGGALAKVQQKAVKGGWKQYRATFTAMRSTTTGRLAVASTGAAALDEVSLFPRDTYKNQPGGLRKDLAEKLAALKPGFLRFPGGCLVNTGSMEDYSEASGWQRARSYQWKDTIGPVEQRATNANFWGYNQSYGLGYYEYFRFAEDVGAMPLPVVPALVTGCGQNRAVVDEALLKRHIQDTLDLIEFANGPVTSTWGSKRAEMGHPEPFGLTHVQVGNEENLPREFFERFTKFRTAIEAKYPGITVVSNSGPAASGATFDTLWRLNREAGVSMVDEHYYNSPQWFLENNQRYDSYDRSGPRVFLGEYASRGNTFGNGLAEAAFMTGLERNADIVKLASYAPVLANEDYVQWRPNLIWFNNRASWGSANYEVQKLFMNNTGDRVVPSETTSTPSVSGPISGAVGLSTWATAASYDDVRVTAADGSALLTDDFSGPASAWTHTGTGSWAVQDGQYAQTDVAAENTTVVAGDRAWRDYDLHVKATKQAGNEGFLVAFGVKDTGNYYWWNLGGWGNTAHGVERSDNGAKTTLISKPGTIESGRAYDIEVKIRGRQVTLYLDGQEWGAFTDDQAAEPFRQVVTRDPATGDLIVKVVNAQASEARTRVDLGGARVASRARVTTLAADPSAENSETATPVAPVRSTLTGISDTFTYTFPANSITFLRIGER; this comes from the coding sequence ATGTCCCGCAGAAGTGCCCGACCACGTCTCGGGCTCGGCCTGACGGCCGCCGCGGTCCTGCTCACGACAGCCGTCGTGCCGGCCCCCGCGCACGGCGAGGCGCCCGCCACCGACTACACCATCACCGTGGACCCGAGTGCGCGGGGCGCCGCGATCGACGACACCATGTACGGGCTGTTCCTGGAGGACATCAACCGGGCCGCCGACGGAGGCCTGTACGCCGAACTCGTGCAGAACAGGTCCTTCGAGTACTCCACCGTCGACAACCGGGCCTACACCCCGTTGACCTCGTGGGACGTCGACGGCTCCGCCACTGTCGTGAACGACGCCGGCCGTCTCCACGCGAACAACCGCAACTACGCCCGGGTGACGGCGGGCACGACCCTGACCAACTCCAGCTACAACAGCGGTCTGTCGCTGAGGGGCGGGGCGAAGTACGACTTCTCGGTATGGGCCCGCGCCGAGGCCGGAACCACCCTCACGCTCACGCTCGGGGACGCGGGCGGCGCCCTGGCCAAGGTCCAGCAGAAGGCCGTGAAGGGCGGCTGGAAGCAGTACCGCGCCACGTTCACCGCGATGCGCAGCACCACCACCGGGCGGCTCGCCGTAGCCTCGACGGGCGCCGCCGCCCTGGACGAAGTGTCCCTCTTCCCTCGTGACACGTACAAGAATCAGCCGGGGGGTCTGCGCAAGGACCTGGCGGAGAAGCTCGCCGCGCTGAAGCCCGGCTTCCTCCGCTTTCCCGGTGGCTGCCTCGTCAACACCGGCTCGATGGAGGACTACAGCGAGGCGTCCGGCTGGCAGCGAGCCCGTTCCTACCAGTGGAAGGACACCATAGGCCCGGTCGAGCAGCGTGCCACCAACGCCAACTTCTGGGGCTACAACCAGAGCTATGGCCTCGGCTACTACGAGTACTTCCGCTTCGCCGAGGACGTGGGGGCGATGCCGCTGCCCGTCGTGCCCGCCCTGGTCACCGGCTGCGGTCAGAACCGGGCCGTCGTCGATGAGGCCCTGCTGAAGCGGCACATCCAGGACACCCTGGACCTCATCGAGTTCGCCAACGGACCGGTGACGTCCACCTGGGGGAGTAAGCGTGCCGAAATGGGTCACCCCGAGCCGTTCGGCCTCACGCACGTCCAGGTCGGCAACGAGGAGAACCTCCCTCGGGAGTTCTTCGAACGCTTCACGAAGTTCCGTACGGCCATCGAGGCGAAGTACCCGGGGATCACGGTGGTCTCCAACTCCGGACCGGCTGCATCCGGCGCGACCTTCGACACCCTCTGGCGACTCAACCGGGAGGCAGGCGTCTCCATGGTCGACGAGCACTACTACAACAGTCCGCAGTGGTTCCTGGAGAACAACCAGCGCTACGACTCCTACGACCGCTCCGGCCCCAGGGTCTTCCTCGGTGAGTACGCCTCCCGGGGCAACACCTTCGGCAACGGTCTCGCCGAGGCCGCGTTCATGACCGGTCTGGAGCGCAACGCGGACATCGTCAAGCTGGCCTCCTACGCGCCCGTCCTCGCCAACGAGGACTACGTGCAGTGGCGCCCCAACTTGATCTGGTTCAACAACCGCGCGTCCTGGGGGTCGGCCAACTACGAGGTCCAGAAGCTGTTCATGAACAACACCGGCGACCGGGTCGTTCCCTCCGAGACCACTTCCACCCCTTCGGTCAGCGGACCCATCTCCGGGGCCGTCGGCCTGTCGACGTGGGCGACGGCCGCCTCGTACGACGACGTACGGGTGACCGCCGCGGACGGCAGTGCCCTGCTGACCGACGACTTCTCAGGCCCGGCCTCGGCCTGGACCCACACCGGCACCGGCAGCTGGGCCGTCCAGGACGGTCAGTACGCCCAGACGGACGTCGCGGCCGAGAACACCACGGTCGTCGCGGGCGATCGTGCCTGGCGCGACTACGACCTGCACGTGAAGGCCACCAAGCAGGCGGGCAACGAAGGATTCCTGGTCGCCTTCGGTGTCAAGGACACTGGTAACTACTACTGGTGGAACCTCGGAGGATGGGGCAACACCGCGCACGGAGTAGAGCGTTCCGACAACGGTGCGAAGACGACACTGATCAGCAAGCCCGGCACCATCGAGTCAGGACGCGCCTACGACATCGAAGTGAAGATCCGCGGGCGCCAGGTGACCCTCTACCTGGACGGCCAGGAATGGGGGGCCTTCACCGACGACCAGGCGGCCGAACCGTTCCGTCAGGTCGTCACCCGGGACCCGGCGACCGGTGATCTGATCGTCAAGGTCGTGAACGCCCAGGCGAGCGAGGCACGCACCAGGGTCGACCTCGGCGGAGCGCGGGTGGCCTCCCGGGCCCGGGTGACGACCCTGGCGGCCGACCCCTCCGCCGAGAACAGCGAGACAGCCACTCCTGTTGCCCCCGTGAGGTCGACCCTGACCGGGATCTCGGACACCTTCACGTACACGTTCCCCGCCAACTCGATCACGTTCCTGAGGATCGGCGAACGGTAG
- a CDS encoding transposase: MTTTVLISCTVVSGPQAQDDRSLSDGDRTGRRRDLREVTDAIAHKFRTGTQRDPLPGEYGDWQGVCNRL; this comes from the coding sequence GTGACCACCACCGTCTTGATCTCGTGCACGGTGGTGTCCGGTCCGCAGGCGCAAGACGACCGCTCGCTTTCCGACGGTGATCGCACCGGGCGCCGTCGGGACCTTCGTGAAGTGACGGACGCGATCGCCCACAAGTTCCGGACCGGCACGCAGCGGGACCCCCTGCCGGGGGAGTACGGCGACTGGCAGGGGGTCTGCAACCGCCTGTGA
- a CDS encoding cupin domain-containing protein, producing MDDSVYVSNAGKDAALDRGWLLGHFKDVDDPRHSQAVEIKWGVHPRGDERAQWVENERRTALLVLISGRFRVDFPGHSVLLQEQGDYVVWGRDVGHSWRAEEESVLLTVRWPSVPGYAVPEGKRGRLRG from the coding sequence GTGGATGACAGCGTGTACGTGAGCAACGCGGGCAAGGACGCGGCTCTGGACCGGGGTTGGCTTCTCGGGCACTTCAAGGATGTGGACGATCCGCGTCATAGCCAAGCTGTGGAGATCAAGTGGGGTGTCCACCCTCGCGGTGACGAGCGAGCGCAGTGGGTCGAGAACGAGAGACGGACAGCCCTCCTGGTGCTCATCAGCGGGCGCTTCCGGGTCGACTTTCCGGGCCACAGCGTTCTTCTGCAGGAACAAGGTGACTACGTCGTGTGGGGACGGGATGTCGGTCACTCGTGGCGCGCCGAGGAGGAGTCGGTTCTGCTGACCGTTCGCTGGCCTTCGGTGCCCGGATACGCGGTGCCGGAAGGGAAGCGGGGCCGCCTGCGGGGCTAG
- the aztA gene encoding zinc ABC transporter ATP-binding protein AztA, translating into MKIMFNKPRTSPTPSAGRTASLRFSELCAGYPGRPVLDQVSGEITGLTTTALVGPNGSGKSTLLGVLAGVIKPTSGDLFRAGDRPPAFVPQRGAVGDTLPLTVRQTVEMGRWGERGPWRRLTARDHATVDAALDRLGIGDLASRQLGELSGGQRQRALIAQGLAQESDLLLLDEPTTGLDPEARDRIGALLTELVADGVTIVQATHDLEVARAADTCLLLQDGRLVGQGHPDQVLTTSSLTRIWQTI; encoded by the coding sequence ATGAAAATCATGTTCAACAAACCGCGCACCTCACCCACGCCCTCCGCCGGCCGGACTGCTTCCCTCCGCTTCTCGGAGCTGTGCGCCGGCTATCCAGGGCGCCCTGTCCTCGATCAAGTCAGCGGAGAAATAACGGGGTTGACCACGACGGCGCTTGTCGGCCCGAACGGCAGCGGCAAGTCGACCCTGCTCGGCGTGCTCGCGGGTGTGATCAAGCCGACATCCGGCGACCTCTTCCGCGCCGGTGACCGGCCGCCCGCCTTCGTGCCGCAGCGCGGAGCAGTGGGCGACACTCTTCCGCTCACCGTTCGGCAGACCGTGGAGATGGGGCGCTGGGGCGAGCGCGGTCCATGGCGCCGGCTCACCGCACGGGACCACGCAACCGTGGACGCGGCCCTCGACCGGCTCGGTATCGGCGACCTCGCCTCACGCCAACTGGGCGAACTCTCGGGCGGGCAGCGGCAACGCGCCCTCATCGCCCAAGGTCTGGCACAGGAATCGGACCTGCTACTACTCGACGAGCCGACCACCGGCCTGGACCCGGAGGCCAGGGACCGGATCGGGGCACTGCTGACGGAACTCGTCGCCGACGGGGTGACGATCGTCCAGGCCACACACGACCTTGAGGTGGCGCGCGCGGCCGACACCTGCCTCCTGCTCCAGGACGGCCGCCTCGTGGGGCAGGGGCATCCGGACCAGGTCCTCACCACGTCGTCACTGACGCGAATCTGGCAAACGATCTGA
- the aztB gene encoding zinc ABC transporter permease AztB, which produces MEWLTVPFEVTFVQRALWGGMLVSAICALAGTWVVLRGMAFLGDAMSHGLLPGVAVAALLGGNLMAGAVVSAAVMTAGVTALGRTPKLSQDTGIGLLFVGMLSLGVIIVSRSQSFAVDLTGFLFGDVLAVRQQDLLVLAAALLAALTVSVLGHRAFLALAFDARKAHTLGLRPRLAHAVLLGLLGLAIVASFHIVGTLLVLGLLIAPPAAALPWARSVRGVMALAALTGSAATFGGLLLSWHLSTAAGATVAALAVGLFFLSHVLSGLRDRRTRQVHSPAAPLLEAN; this is translated from the coding sequence ATGGAATGGTTGACGGTCCCGTTCGAGGTGACCTTCGTGCAGCGGGCCCTGTGGGGCGGGATGCTGGTGTCCGCGATCTGCGCGCTGGCGGGCACCTGGGTGGTGCTGAGGGGGATGGCCTTCCTCGGTGACGCCATGTCCCACGGGCTGCTGCCGGGCGTCGCGGTCGCCGCGCTCCTCGGCGGCAATCTGATGGCGGGCGCGGTGGTCAGCGCCGCCGTCATGACGGCGGGCGTCACCGCGCTGGGCCGTACGCCGAAGCTGTCGCAGGACACCGGCATCGGGCTGCTGTTCGTCGGCATGCTCTCGCTCGGTGTGATCATCGTGTCCCGCTCCCAGTCCTTCGCGGTCGACCTGACCGGATTCCTCTTCGGGGACGTCCTCGCCGTCAGACAGCAGGACCTCCTCGTGCTCGCGGCGGCACTGCTCGCGGCACTGACGGTCTCGGTCCTCGGCCACCGTGCCTTCCTGGCCCTCGCGTTCGACGCGCGCAAGGCCCACACCCTGGGGCTGCGGCCGCGCCTGGCCCACGCCGTACTCCTCGGCCTGCTCGGCCTGGCGATCGTCGCCTCGTTCCACATCGTGGGAACGCTGCTCGTCCTCGGCCTGCTCATCGCGCCACCGGCGGCCGCCCTGCCCTGGGCCCGCTCCGTACGCGGAGTCATGGCGCTCGCCGCCCTGACCGGCAGCGCGGCCACGTTCGGCGGCCTGCTGCTGTCCTGGCACCTGAGCACCGCGGCCGGCGCGACCGTCGCAGCCCTCGCGGTGGGTCTGTTCTTCCTCTCCCACGTGCTGTCCGGCCTGCGTGACCGCCGTACACGCCAGGTTCACTCCCCGGCGGCACCCCTGCTCGAAGCCAACTGA
- the aztC gene encoding zinc ABC transporter substrate-binding protein AztC, whose product MTRTEAKRRAEVVTARLRRLVAGLLVLVTAMTATACTTGDDRPSIVVTTNILGDVTREIVGEEAHVSVLMKPNADPHSFGLSAVQAAELEQADLVVHNGLGLEENVLRHVDAARAAGVATFAAGEAADPLTFHTADDGGPEGEEGQPDPHFWTDPDRMRKVTGLIADRVVEHVKGVDPGTIRANADRYTKQLTDLTTWMEKSFGRVPADRRALVTNHHVFGYLADRFGLEVIGAVIPSGTTLASPSSSDLRSLTQAMERAGVRTVFADSSQPRRLADVLRTETGGGVRVVALHSESLTAEGAGADTYLRMMRSNTTAMVTGLTGT is encoded by the coding sequence ATGACTCGAACCGAAGCGAAGCGTCGCGCGGAGGTGGTCACCGCTCGCCTGCGACGTCTGGTCGCGGGCCTCCTCGTCCTCGTGACCGCGATGACCGCCACCGCCTGCACCACCGGTGACGACCGGCCCAGCATCGTCGTCACGACCAACATCCTCGGTGACGTCACCCGCGAGATAGTGGGCGAAGAGGCCCATGTCAGCGTCCTGATGAAGCCCAACGCCGACCCGCACTCCTTCGGGCTGTCGGCGGTCCAGGCCGCCGAGCTGGAACAGGCCGACCTGGTCGTCCACAACGGCCTGGGCCTGGAGGAGAACGTCCTGCGGCACGTGGACGCCGCCCGCGCGGCCGGTGTCGCCACCTTCGCGGCCGGCGAGGCGGCCGACCCGCTCACCTTCCACACCGCCGACGACGGCGGGCCCGAGGGCGAGGAAGGACAGCCCGACCCGCACTTCTGGACGGACCCCGACCGGATGCGCAAGGTCACCGGCCTGATAGCCGACCGGGTCGTCGAACACGTCAAGGGTGTGGACCCCGGCACGATACGGGCCAACGCCGACCGCTACACCAAGCAGCTCACGGACCTCACCACCTGGATGGAGAAGTCCTTCGGCCGCGTCCCCGCGGACCGGCGCGCCCTCGTCACCAACCACCACGTCTTCGGCTACCTCGCCGACCGCTTCGGCTTGGAGGTGATCGGCGCGGTCATCCCCAGCGGCACCACGCTGGCCTCACCCAGCTCCTCGGATCTGCGCTCCCTCACCCAGGCGATGGAGAGAGCGGGCGTACGCACCGTCTTCGCGGACTCCTCCCAGCCCCGACGGCTCGCCGACGTACTCCGTACGGAGACGGGCGGCGGGGTCCGCGTCGTCGCACTCCACTCGGAGTCCCTGACCGCCGAGGGCGCGGGAGCCGACACCTACCTGCGGATGATGCGCTCCAACACCACCGCCATGGTCACCGGTCTGACCGGCACCTGA
- the aztD gene encoding zinc metallochaperone AztD, whose protein sequence is MNTSIRGRALTGTALALAAAAVLTACGGESSSTATKSDGAASTTPAVAVKEPLVATFDGGLYILDGESLKLARTIELPGFNRVNPAGDKDHVMVSTDSGFRVLNATGQALTDIEYKGSKPGHVVRHAAKTVLFTDGTGEVNVFDPTALSSGKKPAGRTYTSAEAHHGVAIELADGKLVSTLGNEEKRTGALVLDRNNKEIARNEDCPGVHGEAAAKNEAVAVGCEDGILIYQNGTFTKIDSPDDYGRIGNQAGSDASPVLLGDYKSDPEAELERPTRVSLIDTEKKKLRLVDLGTSYSFRSLARGPHGEALVLGTDGALHVIDPETGTIEKKIPVVGEWQEPLDWQQARPTLFVRGHVAYVSEPGKKALHAIDVETGKKITSVTLPKSTNELSGVVAGH, encoded by the coding sequence ATGAACACGTCGATACGCGGCAGAGCCCTCACCGGTACCGCACTCGCCCTGGCCGCCGCCGCGGTCCTGACCGCTTGCGGAGGGGAGAGCTCCTCCACCGCCACCAAGTCCGACGGAGCCGCGAGCACCACGCCCGCGGTCGCGGTGAAGGAGCCGCTGGTCGCCACCTTCGACGGCGGCCTCTACATCCTCGACGGCGAGAGCCTGAAGCTTGCCAGGACCATCGAGCTGCCCGGCTTCAACCGGGTCAACCCCGCTGGCGACAAGGACCACGTCATGGTCTCCACGGACAGCGGATTCCGTGTCCTGAACGCCACCGGTCAGGCTCTCACCGACATCGAGTACAAGGGCTCCAAGCCGGGCCACGTCGTCCGTCACGCCGCAAAGACTGTGCTCTTCACCGACGGCACCGGAGAGGTCAACGTCTTCGACCCCACCGCACTGAGCAGCGGGAAGAAGCCGGCAGGGCGCACCTACACCTCCGCCGAGGCGCACCACGGCGTCGCCATCGAGCTGGCCGACGGCAAGCTCGTGAGCACCCTGGGCAACGAGGAGAAGCGCACCGGGGCCCTGGTGCTGGACCGGAACAACAAGGAGATCGCGCGCAACGAGGACTGCCCCGGCGTCCACGGCGAAGCCGCCGCCAAGAACGAAGCCGTCGCCGTTGGCTGCGAGGACGGCATCCTGATCTACCAGAACGGCACGTTCACCAAGATCGACTCACCCGACGACTACGGCCGGATCGGCAACCAGGCCGGCAGCGACGCCTCGCCCGTTCTGCTGGGTGACTACAAGAGCGACCCCGAGGCCGAGCTGGAACGCCCCACCCGCGTCTCCCTCATCGACACCGAGAAGAAGAAGCTGCGCCTGGTCGACCTGGGCACCAGCTACTCCTTCCGCTCGCTGGCCCGCGGCCCGCACGGTGAGGCCCTGGTCCTCGGAACCGACGGCGCCCTCCACGTCATCGACCCGGAGACCGGCACGATCGAGAAGAAGATCCCCGTCGTGGGCGAGTGGCAGGAGCCGCTGGACTGGCAGCAGGCCAGGCCCACCCTGTTCGTGCGCGGGCACGTCGCCTACGTCTCCGAGCCCGGCAAGAAGGCGCTGCACGCCATCGACGTGGAGACGGGGAAGAAGATCACCTCCGTCACCCTGCCGAAGAGCACCAACGAGCTGTCGGGCGTCGTCGCCGGACACTGA
- a CDS encoding Y4yA family PLP-dependent enzyme codes for MDAPLYLRPRVEPPLDALLTDRHFLHSLVDALGSPLNVLLPEAVAKNAASFRTVYDRHHLTGRVYFAHKANRSSALLRRLAAEDPAAVGVDVASVEELRHALGCGFTGDRIMATGAKDAAFLWLAARVGATVNLDSPGELERLSGLVRAHGLGRVDVLVRLSGFEYASGREGAGTRLLSRRSRFGTPLRDTEALLSALERNAETVEFVGAAYHLDTTGLEEKARALEQCVLFMDECRARGLSPRSLDIGGGFGVGYVAEAEEWERWTTALTEAVLGVRPPLTWRGHGYGLRNEGGTVRGAAALYAAHRPTAGPGYLDELLSLPAPVLGRPPATLLLEHLHDLHIEPGRSLVDQCGLSLARVLDVRPADPDSGQYLVHLAMNAGDMSLEEHGVLVDPVLLPRGGTTAAGDGKPVGVHLMGNLCLEGDLITRRLVYLPRLPVAGDLLAFVNTAGYAMDFHAHRAQRQPVARTVAVERRGESWNWCPDEDYWPITPVGEQPDEV; via the coding sequence GTGGACGCGCCCCTATATCTGAGGCCCAGGGTGGAGCCGCCGCTCGACGCACTGCTGACGGACCGGCACTTCCTGCACTCGCTCGTCGACGCGCTGGGTTCGCCGCTCAACGTGCTGCTCCCCGAGGCCGTGGCCAAGAACGCCGCCAGCTTTCGGACCGTCTACGACCGCCACCATCTCACCGGACGCGTGTACTTCGCGCACAAGGCGAATCGTTCCAGCGCCCTGCTGCGGCGACTGGCGGCGGAGGACCCGGCCGCCGTCGGCGTCGACGTCGCATCCGTGGAGGAGCTCAGGCACGCACTCGGGTGCGGGTTCACCGGCGACCGCATCATGGCCACCGGCGCCAAGGACGCCGCGTTCCTCTGGCTGGCCGCCCGAGTCGGAGCGACCGTCAACCTGGACTCGCCCGGCGAACTGGAACGGCTCTCCGGTCTGGTGCGCGCGCACGGGCTCGGCCGGGTTGACGTGCTGGTGCGCCTGTCAGGTTTCGAGTACGCCTCCGGCCGCGAGGGAGCGGGCACCCGACTGCTCTCCCGGCGCAGCAGGTTCGGCACTCCGTTGCGGGACACGGAGGCGCTGCTGTCGGCGCTCGAACGCAACGCGGAGACGGTGGAGTTCGTCGGCGCCGCTTATCACCTCGACACCACCGGCTTGGAGGAGAAGGCGCGGGCGCTGGAGCAGTGCGTGCTGTTCATGGACGAATGCCGGGCACGAGGGCTATCGCCGCGCTCCCTGGACATCGGGGGCGGATTCGGCGTCGGCTACGTCGCCGAGGCGGAGGAGTGGGAGCGGTGGACAACCGCGCTGACCGAGGCGGTGCTCGGTGTCCGCCCGCCGCTGACCTGGCGCGGTCACGGATACGGGCTGCGCAACGAGGGCGGTACGGTGCGCGGTGCGGCCGCGCTGTACGCCGCGCACCGCCCCACCGCAGGCCCCGGGTACCTCGACGAGCTGCTCTCCCTGCCCGCGCCGGTGCTGGGCCGCCCACCCGCCACCCTGCTTCTGGAGCACCTCCACGACCTGCACATCGAACCGGGGCGCTCTCTCGTCGACCAGTGCGGACTGTCGCTCGCGCGCGTGCTGGACGTACGCCCCGCTGACCCGGACTCGGGGCAGTACCTGGTGCACCTCGCCATGAACGCGGGTGACATGAGCCTGGAGGAGCACGGCGTCCTGGTGGACCCCGTTCTGCTGCCGAGGGGCGGAACCACCGCAGCCGGTGACGGGAAGCCGGTCGGTGTCCATCTGATGGGCAACCTCTGCCTGGAAGGTGACCTCATCACGCGCCGTCTGGTCTATCTGCCGCGGCTGCCGGTGGCGGGGGACCTGCTGGCTTTCGTCAACACCGCGGGGTACGCGATGGACTTCCACGCCCACCGCGCACAGCGGCAGCCGGTCGCGCGGACGGTCGCGGTGGAGCGACGGGGCGAATCCTGGAACTGGTGCCCGGACGAGGACTACTGGCCGATCACACCCGTAGGGGAGCAGCCGGATGAGGTATGA
- a CDS encoding pyridoxal-phosphate dependent enzyme, which yields MRYDSITEAIGNTPLVRIDPAVHGLRNIDLYAKLEMLNPFGSVKDRPAWHMARPHLEAATSGDGTVVELSSGNTAKALALLAGMHGVKFKSVTNRMRVPEIKELLLLLGAEIEELPGRSECLDPTDTDDPLTHFHRALADPGSTYLHTDQYFNPRNVEAHAEGTGPEIVKDLDGRAPDWFIACVGTAGSSTGVARVLREHDPRVRVLGLVAHKSDFIPGIRTIDEVHQVGLFDPATYDTIESVTSDEAIDGMITLIRRCGLLSGPTGGAAYQGAVRQLRYADEELDGTGQRRTAVFIVCDRAESYLSYVRQRRPELLGRTGRGRSAAAVTDAEARAEARVIEVDDARRWFAEGDPRPLVVDLRSPHAYAALHIEGSLNIVDEVFEELLRGGLPFSKRTPVLLACPVGEKSLRYAAALSRMGHPDVRSLAGGIVAWRDAGAPLVRE from the coding sequence ATGAGGTATGACAGCATCACCGAGGCCATAGGCAACACGCCTCTGGTGCGCATCGATCCCGCCGTGCACGGACTGCGCAACATCGACCTCTACGCCAAACTGGAGATGCTCAACCCCTTCGGGTCCGTCAAGGACCGGCCCGCGTGGCACATGGCCCGGCCTCACCTGGAGGCTGCCACCAGTGGTGACGGGACAGTTGTGGAGCTTTCCAGCGGCAACACCGCCAAGGCACTGGCCCTGCTGGCCGGTATGCACGGCGTGAAGTTCAAGAGCGTCACCAATCGCATGCGTGTGCCCGAGATCAAGGAACTTCTGCTGCTTCTCGGCGCGGAGATCGAGGAACTTCCCGGGCGCAGCGAGTGCCTCGACCCGACCGACACGGACGACCCGCTGACACACTTCCACCGAGCGCTCGCCGACCCGGGGAGCACGTATCTGCACACCGACCAGTACTTCAACCCCCGCAACGTCGAGGCCCACGCGGAGGGCACCGGCCCCGAGATCGTCAAGGATCTGGACGGCAGGGCGCCGGACTGGTTCATCGCCTGTGTGGGTACGGCCGGTTCGTCGACCGGTGTCGCCAGGGTCCTGCGTGAGCACGACCCGCGCGTGCGGGTGCTCGGCCTGGTCGCCCACAAATCGGACTTCATACCGGGTATCCGCACCATCGACGAGGTCCACCAGGTCGGCCTGTTCGACCCGGCGACGTACGACACCATCGAGTCGGTCACCTCGGACGAGGCCATCGACGGAATGATCACCCTGATCCGCCGCTGCGGACTGCTGAGCGGACCGACCGGCGGAGCCGCCTACCAAGGGGCGGTTCGGCAACTGCGGTACGCCGACGAGGAGCTGGATGGGACGGGGCAGCGTCGTACGGCGGTGTTCATCGTGTGCGACCGGGCCGAGAGCTATCTCAGCTATGTGCGTCAGCGGCGCCCGGAGCTCCTGGGCCGAACGGGCCGTGGGCGTTCCGCGGCGGCCGTCACCGACGCCGAGGCCCGAGCGGAGGCTCGCGTCATCGAAGTGGACGACGCCCGGCGCTGGTTTGCCGAGGGCGATCCTCGCCCACTCGTCGTCGACCTGCGCAGCCCGCACGCCTATGCCGCCCTGCACATCGAGGGCTCGCTCAACATCGTCGACGAGGTGTTCGAGGAACTGCTCCGTGGCGGGCTCCCCTTCAGCAAGCGCACTCCCGTACTCCTCGCCTGTCCCGTCGGCGAGAAGTCACTGCGTTACGCTGCCGCGCTGTCCCGGATGGGTC